In Juglans microcarpa x Juglans regia isolate MS1-56 chromosome 4S, Jm3101_v1.0, whole genome shotgun sequence, a single window of DNA contains:
- the LOC121263378 gene encoding transcription factor UPBEAT1 yields MGVSPVQSLLIALKMEGSMPQGNEQSCSANGCLGGKVMEVQAAKRRWQGKKQRMARKYARHVLRSKRLDTARILMMKKTARLGSRKRANNGIGRRVRTLKRLIPNGESMGNLDGLFRETADYILSLQMRVRVMQTAVNVLTNFDE; encoded by the coding sequence ATGGGAGTTTCTCCAGTACAATCCCTACTTATTGCCCTTAAGATGGAGGGGAGTATGCCCCAAGGAAATGAGCAAAGTTGCAGTGCTAATGGGTGTTTGGGGGGCAAAGTAATGGAAGTCCAAGCTGCCAAGAGAAGATGGCAAGGGAAGAAGCAAAGGATGGCTAGGAAATATGCAAGACATGTACTCAGAAGCAAAAGGCTGGATACGGCCAGGAtcttgatgatgaagaagacagCGCGCCTTGGTTCAAGGAAGCGTGCAAATAATGGGATTGGGAGAAGGGTTAGAACCCTGAAGAGGCTCATTCCAAATGGCGAATCCATGGGTAATTTGGATGGACTTTTCAGAGAGACAGCTGATTACATTTTGTCATTACAGATGAGAGTGAGAGTTATGCAGACTGCCGTTAATGTATTAACAAATTTTGACGAGTGA